Proteins encoded together in one Dehalococcoidales bacterium window:
- a CDS encoding aldehyde ferredoxin oxidoreductase N-terminal domain-containing protein, with product MWYGWAGGQLEVDLTKGIIRKIDGDRKMYEAFLGGRGLITKMFWDRVPPETEPFSADNLLIFGAGPLVGTSVPGANRTTLVTRSPLTNLFAYSNMGGFWGPELKFAGYDTVTVSGKSSSPVYIYINDDQVEIRDASHLWGKDVFQTQLMIQAELKSEEVQTLCIGPAGENKVHYATIEHGPGCSLSRTGVGAVMGDKNLKAIAVRGTKDVNLASPTRFLELCSEILARSDKNVEYIMEVQHNRSHKTRMNGTHYRNFELFKPWEDAGKSHMDFLDKREARRIGCYNCAKKCICSPHFPDEHPVFIKCRSPFRFTAAADVQDYDFNLRCASLAQRYGLDVGSAPAAAAFAIDLYQKGILTKEDTDGMVLEWGNPEVLPALLEKIARREGIGDVLADGTYEAARRIGRGAEEYAVHIRKLEPRGQTMRPGMASSYLLSDRQDNSKWGGTVGIEGGGEGEGDKYAEAVNWTYPPDWKKYMDMPGEHNTLADCVGLCYFWSVARPDILIRDWDVAELLLLATGMNADADSIEKGVRRVRALTRAYNAILGERQRADDLPARFFHDPAGILPPVNRDEISKAIAETNKAMGYTAEGIPTREALEEIDLDYVAEELERRGVLPQPVSV from the coding sequence ATGTGGTACGGATGGGCTGGTGGTCAGCTGGAAGTTGACCTTACGAAAGGAATAATCAGAAAAATAGACGGCGACCGTAAAATGTATGAAGCCTTCCTGGGCGGGCGCGGTCTGATTACCAAGATGTTCTGGGACAGGGTTCCGCCGGAAACGGAACCGTTTTCCGCGGATAACCTGCTAATCTTCGGGGCTGGTCCCCTCGTCGGCACCAGCGTACCCGGCGCAAACCGGACTACACTGGTCACCAGGTCTCCCCTGACAAACTTGTTCGCCTATTCAAATATGGGAGGCTTCTGGGGTCCCGAACTGAAGTTCGCCGGCTATGACACGGTAACCGTCTCCGGAAAATCAAGCTCCCCGGTTTATATCTATATCAATGACGACCAGGTGGAAATCCGCGATGCCAGTCACCTCTGGGGAAAAGACGTTTTCCAGACCCAGCTGATGATTCAGGCTGAGCTGAAGAGCGAAGAAGTCCAGACACTTTGCATCGGCCCTGCCGGTGAGAACAAGGTCCATTATGCCACCATCGAGCACGGACCCGGCTGCAGTCTGAGCCGGACGGGCGTCGGCGCTGTTATGGGTGACAAGAACCTGAAGGCCATCGCCGTCCGTGGCACCAAAGATGTCAACCTGGCCAGTCCAACCCGTTTCCTGGAACTGTGCAGCGAGATTCTGGCCCGGTCTGACAAGAATGTTGAGTACATAATGGAGGTGCAGCATAACAGGAGCCACAAAACACGCATGAACGGCACGCATTACCGCAATTTCGAGCTGTTCAAGCCGTGGGAAGACGCAGGGAAGTCCCACATGGACTTTCTGGACAAGCGGGAAGCCCGGAGAATAGGCTGCTACAATTGCGCCAAGAAATGTATTTGTTCGCCTCATTTCCCCGATGAACACCCTGTTTTCATAAAGTGCCGGTCACCATTCCGCTTTACAGCCGCGGCGGATGTTCAGGATTATGACTTCAATCTCCGCTGCGCTTCCTTAGCCCAGAGATACGGACTTGACGTCGGTTCAGCGCCGGCCGCTGCCGCTTTTGCCATTGACCTTTACCAGAAGGGCATCCTCACCAAAGAAGATACTGATGGCATGGTACTGGAATGGGGTAACCCGGAAGTCCTTCCCGCTCTGCTGGAGAAGATTGCGCGCCGGGAAGGAATCGGTGATGTCCTGGCTGATGGTACCTATGAGGCAGCCCGGAGGATTGGCCGGGGAGCCGAGGAATACGCTGTCCACATCCGTAAGCTCGAACCCCGGGGACAGACGATGCGTCCCGGCATGGCTTCCAGCTACCTGCTTAGCGACCGGCAGGATAACAGCAAGTGGGGCGGCACCGTGGGGATAGAAGGAGGCGGCGAGGGAGAAGGTGACAAATACGCTGAGGCAGTCAACTGGACATATCCACCGGACTGGAAAAAATACATGGACATGCCTGGCGAACACAACACGCTGGCCGACTGCGTGGGGCTATGCTATTTCTGGTCAGTAGCGAGGCCGGATATCTTAATTCGCGACTGGGATGTGGCGGAACTGTTACTACTGGCTACCGGTATGAATGCGGACGCGGACAGCATCGAGAAAGGCGTGCGCCGGGTAAGAGCTCTTACCCGGGCTTACAATGCCATCCTGGGAGAGCGGCAAAGGGCGGATGACCTGCCTGCCCGTTTCTTCCACGACCCGGCTGGTATATTACCGCCGGTGAATCGAGATGAGATCAGCAAGGCGATAGCAGAGACTAACAAAGCCATGGGATACACCGCGGAAGGTATTCCCACCAGAGAAGCCCTGGAAGAAATAGATCTGGATTATGTCGCCGAGGAGCTGGAGCGAAGAGGGGTTTTACCTCAGCCAGTTTCTGTCTGA